The DNA sequence AATCCAGGGCCCGCGTCACCGAGTCCAGGTCGCTCGCCCCGCCGAGCCGTGACGCCAGCACCCCGTTGGCGACCGCGCCGAAGAGCGCCGCGCCCAGCGTCTGCCCCGTCTGGCGGCAGAACAGCACCGACGCCGTCGTCGTGCCCCGCTCCGACCAGCCCACCGTCGACTGCACGCCCACGATCAGCGGCAGTTGGAACAACCCAAGTGCCGCACCCAGCAACAGCATCAGCAGCGTCGGCTGCCACGCCTGCCCGGGATACGGCAGGAACGGAAACGCCAGCAGGATCAGCGACGCCGTCCCGATCCCCAGCATCGCCGTGTTGCGGAAGCCGATCCTGCGGTACACGTGCTGGCTGAACGCCGCCGACACCGGCCAGCTCAACGTCCACACGGACAGCACGAATCCGGCCGCCACCGGGGCCAGACCGAGCACCGACTGGGCGTACGTCGGCAGGAACACCGTCGGCGCCACCATCAGCAGCCCCAGCGCGCCCAGCGCCAGATTCACCGCCGCGATCGTCCGGCGCCGCCACACCCACCCGGGGATGATCGGGTCGGCCGCCCGGCGCTCCACGATCACCACGACCACCGCGAGCGCAAGTCCCGTGGCGAACAAGGCGATCGACGGCACCGACAGCCACGGCCACGCCACCCCGCCCTGCACCAGCGCCGTGAGCAGCGCGCCCCCGCACGCGAACACCGCCAGCGCGCCCGCCCAGTCGACACGCGCGCGCGTGGCCGTCGTCCGCGCACCCGCGTCCTTGGTGCGCTGCGGCTCGTGCAGACAGCGCACGATCAGCCACAACGCGACCGCCCCGACGGGCAGGTTGATCAGGAAGATCCAGCGCCAGTTCGCGTACGCCGCCAGGACTCCGCCCACCCCGGGACCGGCCACTGCCGAGACCGCCCACACCGTCGACAGCCTGGACTGGATCTTCGGGCGTTCCTTGAGCGGGTACAGGTCGGCGGCCAGCGTCTGCACCGTCCCCTGAAGGGCCCCGCCGCCCAGCCCCTGCACGATCCGGAACGCGATCAGCGCCCCCATGTTCCAGGCCACCGCGCACAGCAGCGACCCCAGCAGGAACAGGGCCGCGCCCGCGATCAGCACCGGCTTGCGGCCGAAGGTGTCGGAGAGCTTGCCGTAGACCGGGAGGGTCACCGTCACGGCCAGCAGATAGCCGGAGAACAGCCAGGAGAACACAGAGAAGCCGCCGAGGTCGCCGACGATCTGCGGTACGGCGGTGGAGACGATGGTGGCGTCGAGTGCCGCCAGCGCCATCGCGAGCATCAGGGCCGCGACCACGGCTGACCGCTTGTGGGTTCCGGTGCGCTGTGCGGTGTCGCGTATCGCGGGTCTCGTACTGCCCACCGGGGTCCTCTCCTGTTGCTTTCCCCTTGCACCTATCTGCCGCCGAACAGCTTCCCACTTGACCCTCACGCGGCGGGAGGGTGGAGGCTCGATGGGTCCGAGGGAGGAGACGACCCCGAGACGCTCTCCATCGAAGGGTGGAGTGCCCCTAGGGGTACCTCCGTACCAGGGGTCGGGGAGGGTTCGTACCGGCGGAGGACGAGACACCCCGGTGTCCGTCCTTAACCTGGCTTTACGCCGCTGGGGGGCGGCTCACCGAACCGGCGGGGGTGGGGTTTTCCCCCGCACAAGAGGGGGCTGGGCACCAGCGCGCCGGCCCCTCTCCCACGACGAGACTGACGGTCGTAGCAGTGACCGGCCGTCGCAACGGTCTTCCCGATCCATCCGCTGAGAACAACTGATCCACCTGCTGACCGACATAGGAGACATACCGTGACATCGGCTGTGACCATTCCCAGGCACGGGGGTACTGGAGGGCGTACGGCCGTTGCCGCGCGGGCGCGGCAGGTCGTCAAGGCGTACGGATCGGGGGAGACCCGGGTCGTCGCTCTCGACCACGTCGACGTGGACATCGCACGTGGCCAGTTCACCGCGATCATGGGCCCCTCGGGGTCCGGCAAGTCCACCCTGATGCACTGCCTCGCCGGGCTCGACACCGTCACCAGCGGCCAGATCTTCCTCGACGAGACCGAGATCACCGGGCTCAAGGACAAGAAGCTCACGCAGCTGCGCCGGGACCGGATCGGCTTCATCTTCCAGGCGTTCAACCTGCTGCCGACGCTCAACGCCATCGAGAACATCACGCTGCCCATGGACATCGCCGGCCGCAAGCCCGACCGGGCCTGGCTGGGGCGTGTCGTCGACACCGTGGGCCTCTCCGACCGGCTCAAGCACCGGCCCACCCAGCTCTCCGGCGGCCAGCAGCAGCGTGTCGCCGTCGCCCGTGCCCTCGCCGCACGGCCGGAGATCATCTTCGGTGACGAGCCGACCGGAAACCTCGACTCGCGCGCGGGCGCCGAAGTCCTCGGCTTCCTGCGGCGGTCCGTCACCGAACTCGGGCAGACCATCGTGATGGTCACGCACGACCCCGTCGCCGCCTCGTACGCGGACCGGGTGCTGTACCTCGCCGACGGCCGCATCGTCGACGAGATGTACAAGCCGACCGCCGAGGCCGTCCTGGACCGTATGAAGGACTTCGACGCCCGGGGACGTACGTCATGACCGTCCTGAAGACCTCGATGCGCAACTTCTTCGCGCACAAGGGGCGCATGGCCCTCTCGGCCGTGGCGGTGCTCCTGTCGGTCGCCTTCGTGTGCGGCACGCTCGTGTTCACCGACACGATGAACACCACCTTCGACAAGCTCTTCGCCGTCACCTCCTCCGACGTCACCGTCAGCCCCAAGGACGCCGAGGACGAGGACAACGGAGGCGGCACCGGCAAGCCCGTCTCGCTGCCCGCCTCCACCGTCGAGCAGGTCACGGCCGTCGACGGCGTCAGGAAGGCGGAGGGCGCGGTCGCCTCGACGAGCGTGACCGTCGTCAACTCCGAGAACAAGAACATGGGTTCCTCCACCGGCGCGCCAACCTTCGCCGGCAACTGGACCGAGAACGACAAGAAGTCCATGGAGATCACCTCCGGGCACGCCCCGCGCGGGCCCACCGACGTCATGGTCGACGCGGACACCGCCGACAAGCACGACCTCAAGCTGGGCGACGAGTTGCGCACCATCGCCGCCACGGGCGACATCCGCGCGCGGATCGTCGGCATCGCCTCCTGGAAGGTCACCAACCCGGGCGCGGCCGTCGTCTACTTCGACACCGAGACCGCCCAGCGCACCCTGCTCGGCGCCACCGGCCGCTTCACGCAGGTCTCCGTCACCGCGGCGAACGGCGTGAGCGACGCGCAGCTCAAGCAGAACGTCGCACAGTCCCTGGACGGCGCGTACAAGATCCAGACGGCCAAGGAGACCGCTGACGAGAACCGCAAGGACGTCAGCGCGTTCATGGACGTCATCAAGTACGCCATGCTCGGCTTCGCCGGGATCGCGTTCCTCGTCGGCATCTTCCTGATCATCAACACCTTCTCGATGCTGGTCGCCCAGCGCACCCGCGAGATCGGCCTGATGCGGGCGATCGGCTCCTCCCGCCGGCAGGTCAACCGGTCCGTCCTGGTGGAGGCGCTGCTGCTGGGCTTCGTCGGCTCCGTCCTCGGCGTCGGCGCCGGCGTCGGCATCGCGGTCGGTCTGATGAAGCTCATGTCGATGGCCGGCATGAACCTCTCCACCGACGACCTCACGGTCAAGGTCACGACCCCTGTGGTCGGTCTGATCCTCGGCGTCGTGGTGACGGTGCTGGCCGCCTACCTCCCGGCCCGCCGTGCCGGCAAGGTCTCCCCGATGGCCGCCCTGCGCGACGCCGGCACTCCGGCCGACGGCAAGGCGGGCCGGATCCGCGGCCTGGTCGGACTGGTCCTGACGGGCGCGGGCGTCCTCGCCCTCTACACGGCCGCCACCGCGGACAAGGCGAGCGACGGCGCGCTGATGCTGGGCGGCGGCGTGGTGCTGTCCCTGATCGGCTTCGTGGTCATCGGCCCGCTCCTCGCGGGCGTCGTGGTCCGCGTGATCAGCGCGGTGCTGCTGCGCGCCTTCGGCCCCGTCGGCCGCCTGGCCGAGCGCAACGCCCTGCGCAACCCGCGCCGTACCGGTGCCACGGGCGCCGCCCTGATGATCGGCCTCGCGCTGGTCGCCTGTCTGTCGGTGGTCGGCTCCTCGATGGTCGCCTCGGCGACGAGCGAGCTGGACAAGTCGGTGGGCGCGGACTTCATCGTCATGCCGCAACAGGGGCTGATCGTGGCGCAGGCCGAGAAGGCCATGCAGCAGACGCCGGGCCTTGCCCACGTCACCCGCAACAAGGAGATCAAGGCCACCCTGACCTCGCCGGACGGCAAGACCGACGACTCCGGGCTCACGGCCGCCGACCCGACGTACGCCGAGGACCTGCGCCGTGCGACCACGGAGGGCACCCTGTCCGCCGCGTACGGCAAGGACGCCATGTCGGTCGGCTCCGACTACGCCAAGAAGCACGGCGTGCGGGTCGGCGACACGATCACGGTCGCCTTCAAGGACGGCGATACGGCGAAGCTGAAGGTCGCGGCGATCACGAAGGACGACACCGCCTTCGACCAGGGCGCGCGCTACATCAGCATGGAGACCGTGCAGAAGTACCTCCCCGCCGACCGGATCCCGCAGAGCCAGATCATGTTCGGCAAGGCGAAGGAGGGCCAGGAGGAAGCGGCGTACGCGGCCCTGAAGAAGTCGCTGCACGACTACCCGCAGTACCAGGTCCGCGACCAGACCGACTACAAGGAGGAGCTGAAGGACCAGATGGGCCAGCTCCTGAACATGGTCTACGGCCTGCTCGCCCTGGCGATCATCGTCGCGGTCCTGGGCGTGGTGAACACTCTGGCCCTGTCGGTGGTGGAACGCACCCGCGAGATCGGCCTGATGCGCGCCATCGGCCTCTCCCGCCGCCAGCTGCGCCGCATGATCCGCATGGAGTCCGTGGTGATCGCCCTGTTCGGCGCCCTGTTGGGCCTCGGGCTCGGCATGGGCTGGGGCGCCACGGCCCAGCGGCTGCTCGCCCTGGAGGGCCTGAACGTCCTCGACATCCCGTGGCCGACGATCATCGGGGTCTTCATCGGCTCGGCCTTCGTGGGCCTGTTCGCGGCCCTGGTGCCGGCGTTCCGGGCGGGCCGGATGAACGTACTGAACGCGATCGCGACCGAATAGCCACCGCACACGGGGGTTGCGGGGGACGGGCCCGGTCCGAAGGCGACACCTTCGGACCGGGCCCGGACGTATGCGGGGGCGGCACTTCCTGCTGCGCCGGCCGCTATCCCGTGCGGCGTTCCAGGAGTACGACTCCGTAGGCGGTGCCCTTGATCGTGTACCGGGCGTCGGGGTGCAGGGTGCGGGCGTAGGCCTCGACATCGCGGTAGCGCTTGCGGGAGTTGTCGAGAGCGATGAAGTCCGGGTCGATGCCCTGCGTGTTGGTGACCCAGAAGACGCGGCAGCGTGAGGTGAGCCGGCTGATCGGGGCGATGTTCGCCTCGACGGAGGCGCCGTCCGGAACCGTGCCAAGAAGCCGCTCGACGGCACTCACGCGCGCGGGCTTGCGATAGATCTCCCCCTCGGTCAGCGCCGACAGCGGCAGCGAGGTCGTCAGCGCGACCGATGCCGCGGCGACGGCGGCCGGCAGGTGCAGGACGTACGACCGCAGCCACGCGCGCGTGCTGTGCCGGGCGGTGTCGAGGGCGTCGACGAGCGCGAGGGTGACGACGGGCATGAGGACGGCGCTGTAGTGCCAGTCGGTGCCCCAGTACTGCGAGTAGGAGGAGACGAAACGCCAGCCGATGGTGGGCAGGGCGATGAGCAGGATCGGGGACCGAAGCGCGAGCAGCCCGGTGGTGGGGATGAGCAGCCAGCACAGCGTGCGGAGCTTGGTGTCGAGACCGTCGAGGGGGCCGCCGCCACCGGACTCGCTCACCTTGTTCCAGTAGTCGTAGGTGCCGGCGGAGTTGAAGCTCGGTATGACCACGAGCAGCGTGAGAGCGACGGCCACCACGCCGAACACGGCGACGCCGAGGGCATACCGGAACGCGCGCGGCGAGAGGTGGCGTGCCCGCCAGGCGACGACCACGGCGAGGGCGGTGACGGTGAACCCCAGGTCCTCCTTCACGAGGACGAGCGGGACCGCCCACAGCAGAGCGGCGCGCCAGCGCTGCCCGAGAAGCGCCTCAAGGCCGAAGGCGATGAGGGGGACGGCGAAGCAGATCTCGTGGAAGTCGAAGTCGACTGCCTGCTGCAGCCCCCACGACAGCCCGTACGCGATACCGATCGCGAGCCCCCGCCGCCGTCCGAGCAGCCGGGCCGCGGCGCGGGTGACGGGCACGGCGGACAGCGCGAACAGCGCCGCCTGCGCGACGAGCAGCGTCACCGACGAGGGGAAGACCCGGTACAACGGCGCCAGCAGCACGGTCACCGGGCTGAAGTGATCCCCCAGGATGTTGAACCCCGGCCCCTTCAGATCGGCGACGGGGGCCTGAAGATGCGCGTACGACCGGATGACCTGCTCGAATATCCCCAGATCCCACGACCGCTGCCCAAGATGCCGATAACGACCGACCGAGACGACCGCATACCCGACGAACAGCGCGACAGCCAGCAGCCACGGATCACGCCGCCCGGGATCGGGCTGCGCGCGCCCCGGCTCGCGCGGGGCGGGCGCCGGTATGTGGGGGTCCGAGGACGTGTCCCGGGTCGGGGAGGTGGCGGGGGTGGGCATGGGGGGACCTTACGCGGTACGCACGTTCGGGTTTTCGTCCACCCGTGCGAGTCGGTCACTTCCTGGCGCCGGCCTGCGCGCTCCGGCCGGTCGGACGTGTGAGGCGCCGGTCCGTACAAGCCGGCCCGTCCGGCGGTTGAGGACGAGGCCCGTCCAGGGCCGAAGCGGGGTCCGGGGCGGCAGCCCCGGCGGGGTCGAAGGGGCGGAGCCCCTTCACGACGTCACGCCAACGCCGACGACCAGAGAACGGACGTTATCCACAGCCCCGGCACCCGCCCGCGCAGCGACGTACGCTGGAAGCCCCCGGCCCGCAACACGTGTCGGGATCTTCGTGTTGCCCACCCAGGACGGAAAGCCCCCCTCCATGAGCCTGCACGGTCTGCTCGACGCCGTAGTCAAGGACACCGCCCTCGCGGAAGCGATCACGGCGGCCGCAGACGGCAACCGCATGCACGTCGACCTGGTCGGCCCCCCGGCGGCCCGTCCGTTCGCGATCGCCGCCCTCGCCCGCGAGACCGACCGCCCGGTCCTCGCGGTGACGGCGACGGGCCGGGAGGCCGAGGACCTCGCGGCAGCCCTGCGCTCCCTCCTTCCCCCGGAGGGCGTGGCGGAGTACCCGTCCTGGGAGACCCTCCCGCACGAACGCCTCAGCCCCCGCAGCGACACCGTCGGACGCCGCCTCGCGGTCCTGCGCCGGCTCGCCCACCCCAGCACCGACGACCCCGAGACGGGCCCGGTCTCCGTGGTGGTGGCGCCCGTACGATCCGTCCTCCAGCCGCAGGTCAAGGGCCTCGGCGACCTGGAACCGGTGGCCCTGAGGACCGGCCGGACCGCTGACCTGAACGCGGTCGTGGACGCCCTCGCGGCCGCCGCTTACGCGCGCGTGGAGCTCGTCGAGAAGCGCGGTGAGTTCGCCGTCCGAGGCGGCATCCTGGATGTCTTCCCGCCCACCGAGGAACACCCTCTGCGCGTCGAGTTCTGGGGCGACGACATTGAGGAGATCCGCTACTTCAAGGTCGCCGACCAGCGCTCCCTCGAAGTCGCCGAGCACGGCCTGTGGGCCCCGCCCTGCCGCGAGCTCCTCCTCACCGACGACGTGCGCGCCCGCGCGCGTGCCCTCGCCGAACAGCACCCCGAGCTCGGCGAACTGCTCGGCAAGATCGCCGAGGGCATCGCCGTCGAGGGCATGGAGTCCCTCGCCCCCGTCCTCGTCGACGACATGGAGCTGCTGCTCGACGTCCTGCCCAAGGGCGCCATGGCGGTCGTGTGCGACCCGGAGCGGGTACGCACGCGTGCCGCCGACCTCGTGGCGACGAGTCAGGAGTTCCTCCAGGCGTCCTGGGCCGCCACGGCCGGCGGCGGCGAAGCGCCCATCGACGTCGGCGCGGCCTCCCTGTGGTCCATCGCGGACGTCCGCGACCGGGCGCGCGAGCTGGAGATGATGTGGTGGTCGGTGTCGCCGTTCGCCGCGGATCTCGTCCAGGAGGCCGACACCCTCAAGCTCGGCATGCACGCCCCGGAGACCTACCGCGGTGACACCGCGAAGGCCCTCGCCGACACCAAGGGCTGGCTCGCCGACGGCTGGCGCACGGTCTTCGTGACCGAGGCGCACGGCCCCGCGGCCCGCACGGTCGAGGTGCTCGGCGGCGAGGGCGTGGCGGCCCGCCTGGAGGCCGACCTCGGGGAGATCTCCCCGTCGGTCGTCCATGTCGCCTGCGGCTCGATCGACTACGGCTTCGTGGACCCGGCGCTCCGGCTGGCCGTCCTGACCGAGACCGACCTGACCGGGCAGAAGGCAGCCGGCAAGGACGGCGCCCGCATGCCCGCCCGCCGCCGCAAGACGATCGACCCGCTCACCCTGGAGGCGGGCGACTACATCGTCCACGAGCAGCACGGCGTCGGCCGCTACATCGAGATGGTGCAGCGGACCGTGCAGGGCGCCACGCGCGAGTACCTCGTCGTGGAGTACGCCCCCGCCAAGCGCGGCCAGCCCGGCGACCGGCTGTACATCCCCACCGACCAGCTGGAGCAGATCACCAAGTACGTCGGCGGCGAGGCCCCCACCCTGCACCGCCTGGGCGGCGCCGACTGGACGAAGACCAAGGCACGGGCCAAGAAGGCCGTCAAGGAGATCGCGGCCGACCTGATCAAGCTCTACAGCGCGCGCATGGCGGCCCCCGGGCACGCCTTCGGCTCGGACACCCCCTGGCAGCGCGAGCTTGAGGACGCCTTCCCGTACGCCGAGACGCCCGACCAGCTGACGACCATCGCCGAGGTCAAGGAGGACATGGAGAAGTCGGTCCCGATGGACCGCCTGATCTGCGGCGACGTCGGCTACGGCAAGACGGAGATCGCGGTCCGCGCCGCCTTCAAGGCGGTCCAGGACGGCAAGCAGGTGGCCGTACTGGTCCCCACGACCCTGCTGGTGCAGCAGCACTTCGGGACGTTCTCCGAGCGCTACTCGCAGTTCCCGGTCAACACCCGGGCTTTGTCCCGCTTCCAGACCGACACCGAGGCGAAGGCGGTCCTGGAGGGCCTGCGCGAAGGCTCGGTGGACATCGTGATCGGCACGCACCGGCTGTTCTCGTCGGAGACCAAGTTCAAGGACCTGGGCCTGGTCATCGTCGACGAGGAGCAGCGCTTCGGCGTCGAGCACAAGGAACAGCTGAAGAAGCTGCGCGCGAACGTCGACGTCCTGACGATGTCCGCGACCCCGATCCCGAGGACCCTGGAGATGGCGGTCACGGGCATCCGGGAGATGTCGACGATCACGACACCCCCCGAGGAACGCCACCCGGTCCTGACCTTCGTCGGCCCGTACGAGGAGAAGCAGATCGGCGCCGCGATCCGCCGTGAACTGCTGCGCGAGGGCCAGGTCTTCTACATCCACAACCGGGTCGAGTCGATCGACCGGGCAGCCGCACGCCTGCGCGAGATCGTTCCGGAGGCCCGTATCGCGACGGCACACGGCCAGATGTCGGAGCAGTCGCTGGAGCAGGTCGTCGTCGACTTCTGGGAGAAGAAGTTCGACGTACTCGTCTCGACGACGATCGTCGAGTCCGGCATCGACATCTCCAACGCCAACACCCTGATCGTGGAGCGCGGCGACAACTTCGGCCTGTCCCAACTGCACCAGCTGCGCGGCCGTGTCGGGCGTGGGCGCGAGCGCGGGTACGCGTACTTCCTGTACCCGCCGGAGAAGCCGCTGACCGAGACCGCCCACGAGCGCCTCGCCACCATCGCCCAGCACACGGAGATGGGCGCGGGCATGTACGTCGCCATGAAGGACCTGGAGATCCGAGGCGCGGGCAACCTCCTCGGCGGCGAGCAGTCCGGGCACATCGCCGGCGTCGGCTTCGACCTGTACGTCCGCATGGTCGGCGAGGCCGTCGCGGACTACCGGGCGTCCCTGGAAGGCGGCGTCGAGGAGGAGCCTCCGCTCGAGGTCAAGATCGAGCTCCCCGTCGACGCCCACGTCCCGCACGACTACGCACCCGGCGAGCGCCTCCGCCTCCAGGCGTACCGCGCCATCGCCTCCGCCAACACGGAGGAGGACGTCAAGTCCGTACGCGAGGAACTCGTCGACCGCTACGGCAAGTTGCCCGAGCCCGTCGAGAACCTCCTCCTCGTGGCAGGCCTGCGCATGCTGGCCCGCGCGTGCGGCGTCGGCGAGATCGTCCTGCAGGGCACCAACATCCGCTTCGCCCCCGTGGAACTGCGCGAGTCCCAGGAACTCAGGGTCAAGCGCCTGTACCCCGGCACCGTCATCAAGCCGGCGGCGCACCAGCTGCTGGTCCCGCGCCCGAAGACGGCGAAGGTGGGCGGAAAGCCGTTGGTCGGGCGGGAGTTGCTGGGGTGGGTCGGAGAGTTCCTGGCGTCGATTCTGGGGTCCTGAGGGCGGTCCCGGGATCGTGAGCGGGGCGTCCCGGGATCGTGAGCCGGGCGGCCCCGGGATCGTGAGCCGGACGATCGCAGGGGCGTGAGCGGGCGGTCGGCGGGGCGTGAGCGGGCGGTCGGCGGGGCGTGAGCGGGCGGTCGGCGGCGCGGGCGGGTCCTAGTCGACCCGCACCTCGGTGTTCTGGCAGGCGTGCAGCAGCCACCGTCCGTCGTCCTGCTTGGTCATGACGTACAGCGGGGCGCCCTCGGTGTCGCCGCTCGGTGAGTGGTACACCTGCCGGACCTTGACGGCCGCCACGTCGGGCCGCAGGAACTGCGCGTGCGCCACCTCGTAGGTGACCTCGCCGTCCCAGGTGGCGGCGGGCAGCACGGCGCGGGTGAACTCGGCGATGGCGTCGAAGCCGATGAGGACCTTGCCGTGGGCGGTCGTCCACAGGGCGTCGGGGTGGAAGAGGGCGAGAAAGCCTTCGGCGTCCTTGGCGCGCTGGGTGCGCTCCACGGTGGCGACGACGTCGGCGATGGCCTTCATGTCGGCTGTCTCAGCTGTGTCGGCTGTTTCGGTGGTCATGCCGATCACTCTGAGACCTCAAGTGGACTTCAGGTCAAGCGTCGGCTCAGGACTCGCTCACGGGCAGGCTCTCGAACAGCATCGCCGCCAGCGTCCGGAACACCTCCTCCGGATCCTTGTCGCCGACCGGGCCGTCCAGGTTGTGGCTGAGGAGCAGCGTGGCGAAGCCGTGGGCCAGGGACCAGGCGGCAACTCCGGCCAGGCGGGCGTCGATGCCACGGTCCTCGGGGACGACGGTGGAGACGGCGCCGCGCAGGGCGTCGCCGGCGAGGGCGCGGGCCGTGGTCAGCTCCAGGTCGTCGGCGCGGAGCAGCTCGGGCGTGAACATCACCTGGAAGTGCGCGGGGTGCTCGCGCGCGAAGCGGACGTAGCGCACACCCGCGTTCCTCAGGTTCTCGGCCTCGAAGAGCGCGGTCGCCAGCAGCCCGAATCCTTCGGCGGCGATCGCCGTGAGCAGGCCCGTGCGGTCCCGGAAGTGATGGGCGGGCGCCGCGTGCGAGACACCGGCCCGGCGTGCGAGATCGCGCAGACTCACAGCCGACGGGCCGTCGACGGCGATGGCGTCCAGCGCGGCGGTGAGGAGGGCTCGACGCAGGTCGCCGTGGTGGTAGGGGCGGCGGGGGGACGGCTGTTGCGCGGGTGTCATGGGTGGCAGCGTACGCCGAATCTAGGCGGCGACAAGTTTCTGCGATCTAGGCATTGACAAGTTCTGGTTGAGTGGGCAATCTAGTCAATGTCAAGTTGTGGGTCGCGGAGGTCGATGGTCCGCGGCTTCGGGGTTCGGGCTTTGTGCTGAGGGGGCGCGTGATGGTGAAGCACGAGGGCGGTCTGGAGTCGACTCGGGTACGTCAGCTCTGGCATCTGCTGGAGCCGCTGCACGCGGTGCTGTACTACGCGCCGGAGGTCTTGGGGGAGGCGGTCGCGCTCGGCTACGACGTGACGGATCGCTGGCCCAGCTACTTCCCGTACCGGGCCGCGCCGTTGGGAGCGGTGGGCGCGGAGCGCGTCGCGTCCGCCTTCTACAGCTTCAGTCCGCGCATGGTCGCCGAAAACATCGAGCCCGCGTGGAAGATCGCGAGTCCTGAGGCCTTGTTGCAGGCGAGGGTGCGAGGGATCGACCGGGCCTACCGCGCGATGTTCGGCGCCCGTACGGACAGCCCCGAGCTGGCGGAGGCCGCGGCTCTCACCCGCCGTGCCGCCGAGGCGGCGAACACCGCGGGCCGCCCGCTCGCCGCGGCCAACGCCGCTCTGGACTGGCCTGAGGCTCCGCACCTCCAGCTCTGGCACGCGGCGACGATCCTGCGCGAACACCGGGGCGACGGCCACATAGCCGCTCTGCTGGTGGCCGGCCTCGATCCCGTCGAGTCGCTGGTGTCGTTCGCCGCGATAGGTGCCGCATCCGTCGAGCGCTTCGAAAGCCGTGGCTGGAGCCGTGCGCAATGGGCCTCCGCCCGTGACCGCCTGACCGCCCGAGGTCTGGTCGGCGCCGACGGTACGGCCACGGATGCCGGCCGCGAACTGCGTCGCACCGTCGAGGAGCGGACCGATCAACTCGCCGCCGCGCCCTGGCAGTCGCTCACGGTGGAGGAGGTCGACCGCCTCGCTGCCCTGCTCGGCGAGTTCTGGGTGGCGGTGCTGTCCTCCGGGCTGCTGCCGACGGAGACGACGCTGGGGATCGGGAAGGTCTGACGGCCGGCCCTGACGGAAGGGGCTCAGCCGGTTCGGCTCGGTCGGCCCGACTCGATCGGCTCGACTTGGTTGGCCCGTCTCGATCGGCCCGTCTCGATCGGCTCGCTCCCCCCGAGCATCGCGAAGCCGCCCGCGGGGAGTTGGCTCTCCGCGGACGGCCCTGTTCTCAAGGTGGTCCGCTCCGTGGGCCCTGGGCCCTACGGCTGCTCGGGCGGCCGGTCGCGATCCATGCCCATTCCGCGCTCCATCCGTTGCTGCGCGTCGTCGACCTGGCTCTCGTACTTGTTGCCCGTCTTCTCGTTCGCCTTCCGTTCCGCGGTGTCGGACATGTCCTTGGTCTTGTCCTGCGCGTGACGGTTCTTGAACTTGTCGAAGATGCCCATGCAGAGCTCCTTCCCGAGGTGACTCTCCACCGACGATACGCCCGGGTTGCGAAGTATGCCCGCCTGGTGCCTTGGTGGTCTGGACCTCTCGAATGCCGCCG is a window from the Streptomyces sp. NBC_00299 genome containing:
- a CDS encoding DUF2079 domain-containing protein; its protein translation is MPTPATSPTRDTSSDPHIPAPAPREPGRAQPDPGRRDPWLLAVALFVGYAVVSVGRYRHLGQRSWDLGIFEQVIRSYAHLQAPVADLKGPGFNILGDHFSPVTVLLAPLYRVFPSSVTLLVAQAALFALSAVPVTRAAARLLGRRRGLAIGIAYGLSWGLQQAVDFDFHEICFAVPLIAFGLEALLGQRWRAALLWAVPLVLVKEDLGFTVTALAVVVAWRARHLSPRAFRYALGVAVFGVVAVALTLLVVIPSFNSAGTYDYWNKVSESGGGGPLDGLDTKLRTLCWLLIPTTGLLALRSPILLIALPTIGWRFVSSYSQYWGTDWHYSAVLMPVVTLALVDALDTARHSTRAWLRSYVLHLPAAVAAASVALTTSLPLSALTEGEIYRKPARVSAVERLLGTVPDGASVEANIAPISRLTSRCRVFWVTNTQGIDPDFIALDNSRKRYRDVEAYARTLHPDARYTIKGTAYGVVLLERRTG
- a CDS encoding ABC transporter permease, with product MTVLKTSMRNFFAHKGRMALSAVAVLLSVAFVCGTLVFTDTMNTTFDKLFAVTSSDVTVSPKDAEDEDNGGGTGKPVSLPASTVEQVTAVDGVRKAEGAVASTSVTVVNSENKNMGSSTGAPTFAGNWTENDKKSMEITSGHAPRGPTDVMVDADTADKHDLKLGDELRTIAATGDIRARIVGIASWKVTNPGAAVVYFDTETAQRTLLGATGRFTQVSVTAANGVSDAQLKQNVAQSLDGAYKIQTAKETADENRKDVSAFMDVIKYAMLGFAGIAFLVGIFLIINTFSMLVAQRTREIGLMRAIGSSRRQVNRSVLVEALLLGFVGSVLGVGAGVGIAVGLMKLMSMAGMNLSTDDLTVKVTTPVVGLILGVVVTVLAAYLPARRAGKVSPMAALRDAGTPADGKAGRIRGLVGLVLTGAGVLALYTAATADKASDGALMLGGGVVLSLIGFVVIGPLLAGVVVRVISAVLLRAFGPVGRLAERNALRNPRRTGATGAALMIGLALVACLSVVGSSMVASATSELDKSVGADFIVMPQQGLIVAQAEKAMQQTPGLAHVTRNKEIKATLTSPDGKTDDSGLTAADPTYAEDLRRATTEGTLSAAYGKDAMSVGSDYAKKHGVRVGDTITVAFKDGDTAKLKVAAITKDDTAFDQGARYISMETVQKYLPADRIPQSQIMFGKAKEGQEEAAYAALKKSLHDYPQYQVRDQTDYKEELKDQMGQLLNMVYGLLALAIIVAVLGVVNTLALSVVERTREIGLMRAIGLSRRQLRRMIRMESVVIALFGALLGLGLGMGWGATAQRLLALEGLNVLDIPWPTIIGVFIGSAFVGLFAALVPAFRAGRMNVLNAIATE
- a CDS encoding ABC transporter ATP-binding protein; amino-acid sequence: MTSAVTIPRHGGTGGRTAVAARARQVVKAYGSGETRVVALDHVDVDIARGQFTAIMGPSGSGKSTLMHCLAGLDTVTSGQIFLDETEITGLKDKKLTQLRRDRIGFIFQAFNLLPTLNAIENITLPMDIAGRKPDRAWLGRVVDTVGLSDRLKHRPTQLSGGQQQRVAVARALAARPEIIFGDEPTGNLDSRAGAEVLGFLRRSVTELGQTIVMVTHDPVAASYADRVLYLADGRIVDEMYKPTAEAVLDRMKDFDARGRTS
- a CDS encoding MFS transporter — protein: MGSTRPAIRDTAQRTGTHKRSAVVAALMLAMALAALDATIVSTAVPQIVGDLGGFSVFSWLFSGYLLAVTVTLPVYGKLSDTFGRKPVLIAGAALFLLGSLLCAVAWNMGALIAFRIVQGLGGGALQGTVQTLAADLYPLKERPKIQSRLSTVWAVSAVAGPGVGGVLAAYANWRWIFLINLPVGAVALWLIVRCLHEPQRTKDAGARTTATRARVDWAGALAVFACGGALLTALVQGGVAWPWLSVPSIALFATGLALAVVVVIVERRAADPIIPGWVWRRRTIAAVNLALGALGLLMVAPTVFLPTYAQSVLGLAPVAAGFVLSVWTLSWPVSAAFSQHVYRRIGFRNTAMLGIGTASLILLAFPFLPYPGQAWQPTLLMLLLGAALGLFQLPLIVGVQSTVGWSERGTTTASVLFCRQTGQTLGAALFGAVANGVLASRLGGASDLDSVTRALDSGSAAPEATRRAIADAVHAVYLGASAAAALAFLMLLLLAPRRFPVLKEDDSRTTDGDLGVGR